The Pseudoalteromonas translucida KMM 520 genome segment TTATAACTAACTTAAAACTAATTTTTGATGCACTAAAGCATCGCAAAGTGCTTGTGGGCGGCCTAAATAATAGCCCTGAACCTTGTCGACATTTAGTGTGCGTAGGGTGTTTATTTCTTCTAGTGTTTCTATGCCTTCGGCAATAATATTACAGCCAATATCTTTAGCAAATCCGCATAATGCTTTAGCTAATAAATATTTTCGACGATCGCTATTAATGTTTCGGGTAAGGCTAATATCAAGTTTAATAATATCTGCTTGTAGCTCCAAAATATGCTGAAAAGAAGAATACCCCGCACCAACATCATCTATAGCTAAGCGTATGCCTTTTTTACGCAGCGGCGCGAGTGCCGTTAACATTTCATGGTAGTTGGCAATAGGAGAGTGTTCGGTTATCTCCAGTACTATATTACTGCAATCAGAAATAGCAGCTAATGCATTAGCAACGGCACCACTTAGTATATGCTCTGGTGAGGTGTTAATTGACACATACACATCTTTATTAAAATGACTCATATTGCCTAAAACATTGTTAATTGCCAACATTTCTAGGGCTTCACCTAAACCAAACTGTGCAGCTTCATCAAACCAAATGTTAGGTGTTCTGTAGGGCTCAACAAAAAAGCGAGACAAGGATTCGTAACCCGAAATTTTATTTGTGCTTAAGCTATATATAGGCTGGTAGTAAATTTCAATATTGTTTGTGTTTATAATATTAAGTACGTTAGATTTAATACGTTGCTTTGCTTCGTTGTTTTGTATTTGCGTATCAATAAGCTGCGAAGCCAGATCTGAAATTAAATTTAAAAATGCCAGATCACGTTTGTTTAATGTGTCGTCTTTTTGTTCGTTGTAGCAACAAAATGTGCCGTAAATATCGCCGTTGGATAAGGTAATTGGCACCCCAATATAAGCACCAATATTAAGCTTTTTAGTAACCGGCATATCGCGGGTTATACTATTTTTACTGGTGTCAGGTATTATATTATCTAGTTCATTATTGGCTAATTTATTACAGTAGGTTTCATTTATGGGATCAAAATTACCTACTTTTACAATATCGTTAGGGCGTTTGGTATCAACTAATTTAAATATACGTTTAGAGTCTGTAAACTCAGAAATAAAAGCAACGTCCATATCAAGGTGCTTACGAATAAGTGCTAGCAACCGAGTTAGTCTAGTGTTGAGATCAGTCTCTGTTTCAAGATCTAATAGTAAATTTTCACTAAAATTTACATGCATATTTCCAACTTCCTTGTGTTTTAGTTAATGGTTTATATTATTATAGTAGGCTGGCTTGTTTTTAAAGTATTAGCCAAACAATTTTTTTCTCACTACTTTACGATACTCACTGGGTGTTTGGTTCAGTATTTTTCTAAATATTCGCGTTAAATGACCTTGATCGTTATAGCCAACTTCTAACGCTACTTCTTGAATTGATAAATTTGACGAAGCGAGCAGCTCTTTTGCGCCTTCTACTCGTAACTGTTGCCAATACTCAATAGGGCTTTGGTTGGTAGCTGCTTTAAAGCGCCGTGTAAAAGAGCGATAGCTTAAATTAAACTGCGCGGCCACATCTTGTAAATTAAGCTCTGTTGCTAAGTTGGTTTTTAACCAAAATTGAATTTGGGCAATTAACTCATCGGGATGGCGGTCAACCGCGCCTTCAAGATAGCGCTGATCTTCGTAGGGTTTGCGTATTTCGTGGGAAAAATTGCGCTCAACATGCTGCGCTGCAGCTTTGCCATAATACTGGCTAATAATATGCACCATTACATCGGCTAGGGCGTTTAGGCTGGCTACGGTATAGAGTCGCTCGGATTGAGTAATAAAAAAGTCAGGCTTTAACAGTACCTTGGGGTAGTCATGACTAAATTGTTTAGCGTAATGCCAATGAGTAGTTGCAGGGTGCCCGTCAAGTAACCCAGCCTCTGCTAGTAAACAATTGCCAGTGCCTACGCCTATAATATGGCTGCCATTTGTAAAACTTTGCCCCAGCCAAGTAACTATATTTTGATTAGTGCGTACAACTGGGCGCGGGTTTCGCCAAATACCGGGCACTATTACTAAATCGCAATTGGGGGTATTGCTGGTGGCGCAATCGGGAAGGATTGCCAAGCCGGTACGATTACTTATTGGTTCATGGTTTTTAGCAACTAAATGAATAGCGAGTGGCCTAAAGTTTTGTTTATTAATATGGCCTTTTGCAAAAGCTTCGCCCGCTCTCAACATTTCTATAGGAAGGGTTAAACTCGTTATTAATAAGTGTTGGTAAACAGCAATAGCTATATTTAATGGGGGGTTACTCTGTTTATCAGTCATATAGATGCTCCGACCAGTTAGGGTTGGCCTTTTATGCTTAATATTTGGCTATTAAAGCACAAAGCGTGGTGCGTAATCCATTTAAACTAGTGTCATATTCTTATAACACGTTTTTTAAAAGGTAAATTATGACCGCATTACCCGTAATTGTAGGCATGGGAGGCATTAATGCCGCTGGCCGTACTTCTTTTCACCAAGGTTACCGCCGTATTGTGTTAGACAGTTTAAATGCACAAGCTCGCCAAGAAACGTTTTTAGGCCTCGCCACCTTAATGAATTTAGTTAGTGTTGTTGATAATCAACTACAAGACACTCAAGGTAACAATGTTGAGCAAAGCGACATAGAAGCACGTTTTGGTGAACAAATAATTGCCGGTACGCTTATTCGTAAAATTGAAAACGAACATTTTGATCCAGACGCCACACCATGGCAGCAAAAAATGACGCTTAATGCATCAGCCGAAAACGCTATTGTGTTTGAAACCCGTGCTCGCGATTTACCACAACCGGTACCTGCAAGCTGGCAGGTAGAGCAGCTGGAAGGTAAAAAAGTTAAAGTTACTATTGCCGCAGATATAGATGTTAAACACGCTTCAACTCGTGACAACCCGATTAAATCGGCAGGGCAGTTTCCTACAGGGTTTGATCCGTCAGTAATGTATAACAGCCGCTATCAGCCACGTGGTCTGCAAGCGACTATTTTTGCTGCTACCGATGCAATAAAATCAACCGGGCTTGATTGGCAACATATAATGAATAGCGTAGAGCCAGACAAAATTGGTACTTATTCGGCGTCGGTTATTGGCCAAATGGATGACAAAGGTTTAGGCGGCTTAGTTAAAGCTCGCCAGCAAGGCGACCGCGTAAGCACTAAGCAATTAGCGCTGGGTTTAAATACTATGTCGACCGACTTTATTAATGCGTATGTAACGGGCAACGTAGGTACTACGTTTTCAACATCGGGCGCATGTGCTACGTTTTTATATAACTTACGCGCAGCGGTTAACGATATACAAGCAGGGCGCACCCGCGTTGCTGTGGTAGCAAGTGTTGAATGTGCTATTACGCCAGAGGTTATAGAAGGCTTTGGTAACATGAGCGCACTGGCAAACGTTGAAGGTTTGCGCCGTTTAGATAACCTAAGTAATACAGATGAGCCTGACTATCGTAAAAGTAGCCGCCCATTTGGCGAAAACTGTGGCTTTACGTTAGGTGAAGGTGCACAAGTGGCTATTTTAATGGATGATGCTCTAGCACTAGAGTTAGGCGCCGACATTATGGGGTGTGTGCCAGATGTATTTGTAAATGCCGACGGCATTAAAAAGTCGATTACCTCACCAGGGCCTGGTAACTACATTACTATGGCAAAATCGGCGGCACTGGCAAGTAGCTTATTAGGTAAAGAAGCACTGCAACAGCGCAGCTTTATATTAGCCCATGGTTCAAGCACGCCATTAAACCGTGTAACCGAGTCATTAATTTATCATAAAGTGGCACAAACCTTTGCTATTGATAACTGGAAAGTAACTGCGCCAAAAGCGTATGTTGGCCATACTATTGCCCCTGCAAGTGGCGATCAGTTAGCTATAGCACTAGGTGTATTTAGCCACAATATTATGCCTGGTATTACGACTATAGATAAAATAGCCGACGATGTTTACGCTGATCATTTAGACATTAGAAACAGCCACTATGATTGCGGTGATATGGATATTGCATTTATTAACTCAAAAGGCTTTGGCGGTAACAACGCTACCGCTACAGTATTGTCTGCAAAAATAACACTGCAAATGCTTGCCAAGCGCCATGGCAAAAGCGTTATGAATGATTATGCTAATAAAAATGTGGCTGTAAAAGCAGCGCAGCAAAGCTATCAATCACAAGCTGATTTAGGTCAATACCAACTAATTTATCGTTTTGGTGATGGCTTAATCGATGATAACGACATTGTAATAGATGAGCAAAGCATACACCTTCCTGGCTTTGAAAAAGCGATTGCTTTTAATACAAAAAATCCCTATCAAGACATGTTTTAAGCACACATTCTTGTTTGGTAAGGCGCTTTTATAGCGCCTTTTTTGTTTTTATGAAGATATAAAATTGAAAACTTATTTAAACTTTTTAATATAGCGCAATGTTATAAAGTTAATAATGGCTAGTAAAATAGCTATTTCGTAGCGGCTGTAGGCCACCGCAATACCAATTAAACCCATATTCCAAATGCTCGCCGCGGTGGCGGTACCTGAGGTAGATTGGTTATTTTTTAAAATTGCGCCACCGCCAATAAAGCCGATACCGGTAATGATCCCCTGCAACATTTTTGATTGTGCTTCAGAGGAGTCAAGTACAGACAACGCAATTAACGCATAACCACACGATGCCACCGCTACTAGCGGAAAGGTACGCAGCCCCGCCCCATCTTGGCTGCGCTCTCTGTCGTAGGCCATTGGCAAAGCAAGTAAATAAGCTATGCCTAAGTGAATCAGGTTATCAACGATTTCGTGCCACTGTAAATCAATTTCCATGATCTTGCCTTTTTAGTTAATCTTAATAACTAGCTAGCAATCTGTAAGCCATTTATTTAATATTTTAAATTCAGTAATTTAGATTAATCTTAACTTTTATTCTGTGAGGCTTGGTAATAGTTACACTACTATTTTACTTTTTTACCAAAAAGTTAGTTTGATATCGCTTTTAAATATCCGTATTCTTTTACTTATAGTAAAAGATGATTATGTGAACCACTTGCCTTTAAACAAAGTAATTAATACAGCCACTAAACTTGAAAAAACCGCGTTACTACTGTGCGTTAGCTTATCAGTTGTGGCATTTTTATTTCCGGCATTACTTACGGCTCATTTGCAGCCTGTTATTAGCCAACTTTTAAGCTACTTGGGCTCGCCATTTTTTATTTTGGTTAACCTATTACTCTTTATTGTAATTGCCGTTGCTATAAGCCCGTTAGGGCGGCGTAAAATAGGTGGAGAGCAAGCAAAGGTTGAATTTGCTTTATTTGGCTGGCTCTCTATGCTTTTTGCTGCAGGTATGGGCTCGGGCCTCGTTTTTTGGGGAGTAGCAGAGCCTGCACTACACACTATAAACTCACCTTTAAAACAGGGTTTATACCCTAATCCACACACCAGTGGCTTGGCATTAACTTTAGTTAATTGGGGGGCGCATGCTTGGGCACTTTACGCGGTATTTGGTTTGGTACTTGGCGGGCTTAGCAGTAATAGCGGCAAAGTAGGCGATATTAGCGCGCCGGTTATAAGTGTGTTTAAAGGTGTTATAAATAAAGACTGGCAAATTAAGCTGGGCTTTGGCATTAAGTTAATTGCTATATTCTCGATATTTTTTGGGGTGGTTGGCACTATCGCAAACTCTACTTTATTACTGCGTAAAGGCTTGGCGTTAAAGTTAGGTGTTGAATCGGCTTTGTTGTCGGGGTTTATAATTATTAGTTTAATTGTAGCTTTATATACGTTATCGGCAACTTTGGGGCTTAAAAAAGGGATTCAAACACTCAGTAAGTTTAATATGCTTTTAGCATTAGCACTTATGGTTTGGCTGCTGTTTTTTGTGCCTATTGAGCCCATTATAAATATAGCTATTGGTGGCACCTGGGATTATTTACAGCTTATTACTATAGGAACATGGCAACTTGCCAGCCAGCTAAACGATCCAAAGTGGGCGAATGGCTGGACCTATAATTATTATTTTTGGTGGTTGGCTTGGGGTCCATTTGTGGGCGTGTTTTTAGCCAAAATAAGTCAGGGTCGCCCGGTGTGGCAATATATTTTAGGTGTTGTTTTAGTACCTACACTGGTTACTATTGTATGGTTTAGCGTGTTTTCTGGCTCTGCTATAGCCTGGGATGAAGCGCACCAAAGTGGTATTTTACAGGCAATAAAAGCAGATTATACCCAAGGCTTATTTGTATTTTTTGAGCAATTAGGTTGCCAAGGTGCCGTACTTATTTGGTCTAGCTTATTACTGTTACTTATTTTTGTAGCAACCTCTGCTGATTCTGCCGTTTTGGTTATACGCCAATTAAGCGGCGCAAATAAAACATATACTTGGAGTTTATACGCTTGGTCGTTTGCATTGGGATTGTGTGCTTACGTATTATTGGTTCAAAATAACGAGCCTTTAAACCGCAGTGTTGCGATTATTGGTGCATTACCTTTTTTGATTATATTTTTACTGCAATTAATTGGTTTTGTTAAGGAGTTTATAAAAGAGGAAGTGCATGAGTAATGTGCTTTGTTTAACGCCGTATAACGTTAAAATTTAAACTTTGATTTTATTTTACAAGGCCAGCATGCTCTAAATAAGCTTATGAGTATAGCCACAGCAAGTAGGGTAATAAAAGGCGAGTGAGTACTGATACAAGTAAGGACGTTTTTTTAATAGTTTAAAATAATGTGTAGAGGGTTATAGCTCTACACATTATTACTGCAAACAATAATATTATTATGCAGACAAATACTGATGATGAAATACCAAGTGCTGATCAATAAAGCTACTGATAAAGAAGTAACTATGATCATACCCGGTTTGCATTTCTAGGGTCAGTGGGTAATCTTTTTGCTTTGCAACAGCCACTAAATTTTGTGGCTTTAATTGCTCGTCTAAAAAGTTATCGGCATCGCCTTGGCTCACTAACATTGGCAAGTAATTATTTTGCTCAGCTTTAGCCATTAATTTGCAGGTGTCGTATTGTGCCCACGTAGTTTTATCGGCTCCTAAATAACCCGTAAACGCTTTAACGCCCCATGGGCAATTAATAGGGTTTACTATAGGGCTAAATGCCGAAGCACTAACATAATCCTGTGGGTTTTTAAGAGCGATCATCAACGCACCATGGCCGCCCATTGAATGACCACTAATTGCTTTTTTGCTAGTCACTGGAAAGTGCTGCTCTATAAGCGCGGGTAATTCATTCACTACGTAGTCGTACATATTAAAGTGAGTGTTGTAAGGGGCTTGTGTCGCGTTAACATAAAACCCAGCGCCTTGAGCAAAATCGTAGCTGTCTTCGTTAGGAACATTATCTCCACGAGGGCTAGTGTCGGGTGCCACAATAGCAATACCTAGTTCAGCTGCTTTTTTGAATGCGCCTGCTTTTTGCATAAAGTTTTCGTCGGTGCAGGTTAAACCTGAAAGCCAATAGAGTACTGGTACTTTATTGCTTTCGCTAGCGCCGGGTGGTAAAAAAACGGCAAAACGCATAGTACAATGAGTGCTTACAGCGCTGTGCGTATATTGTTTATGCCAACCACCGGCTACTTTTACACTTGAGATATTTTCTAACATGATAATCCTCAAAAGCCGCTTATATCCACACAGTGAATACAAGCGATTGGTTTATTACTTAGTAATGAATAACGGTACGAATGCTTTTGCCTTGGTGCATTAAATCAAATGCTTCATTAATGTCTTCAAGACCCATTGTGTGGGTAATAAAGTCATTTAGTGCAAACTCGCCAGCCATGTAACGTTCTACAATTTCAGGTAGTTGTGAGCGGCCTTTAACGCCACCAAATGCGCTACCACGCCATACACGCCCAGTAACCAATTGGAATGGACGAGTAGAGATTTCTTGGCCAGCGCCTGCTACACCAATAATTACCGACTCACCCCAACCTTTATGACAACACTCAAGTGCTGAGCGCATAACATCAACATTACCAATACATTCAAACGAGTAGTCAACGCCGCCATCGGTCATTTCAACAATTACGTCTTGAATTGGCTTATCGAAGTCTTTTGGATTAATTAAATCGGTTGCGCCAAGCTTGGTAGCTAACTCGTATTTAGAGTTGTTTATATCGATACCGATAATACGACTCGCACCGGCCATTTTTGCGCCAATAATAGCCGATAAACCTATGCCACCTAAACCGAAAATAGCCACAGTGTCGCCCGCTTTTACTTTAGCTGTGTTTGTTACTGCGCCCATACCCGTTGTTACGCCACAGCCTAGTAAGCATATTTCTTCTAAAGACGCTTCTTTGTTTACTTTAGCTAAAGAGATTTCTGGCAGTACTGTGTACTCCGAGAAAGTTGAGCAACCCATGTAGTGGTAAATTGGCTGACCGTCTTTATAAAAACGTGTTGTACCGTCTGGCATTAAGCCTTTACCTTGGGTTTCGCGCACAGCAGAACATAGATTAGTTTTGCCTGAGGTACACATTTTACATTCACCACATTCAGCAGTGTATAAAGGTATAACATGGTCGCCAATTTCTACGCTGGTTACGCCTTCGCCGATTGCATATACAACACCAGCGCCTTCGTGGCCTAAAATTGCAGGGAATATACCTTCAGGATCTTCACCCGATAATGTAAATGCATCGGTATGACATACACCAGTAGCGGTAATTTTTACCATTACTTCGCCTTTTTTAGGCATCATCACATCAACTTCTTCAACGCTAAGTGGCTGATTAGGACCCCAAGCAATAGCTGCTTTTGATTTAATAAATTCTGACATGTGCTTATCCTTTATAGTGGGTAGATAATAATTGTAGACCCAATTTGCTTGGGTGATGTAGCTATTGTATTTGTTTCTCAAATAATGATAATCTCAATTTTATTAAAACACTTTTTCAGAACTGTAACAATGGCACGATGGGATGGAATAGACGAGTTTATTGCGGTAGGTGAAGAGGGTAGTTTTACCGCCGCAGGCAAAGCAATTGGGTTGTCGGTTGCGCATATTAGCCGCCATGTTAGTGCGCTTGAACAACGCTTAAATACACAGTTACTAACACGCACAACGCGTAAAGTGGTTTTGACCAAAGAAGGTGAGGTGTTTTTACACCAAATAAAGCATTTACAACATGCAATGGATGATGCCACGCAAAGTTTAGCGCAACAGCAAAGTACGCCAAAAGGTAAAATTAACCTAACAGCCCCGGTAATGTATGGCGAGAGCTTTATTATGCCAATAGTGCATAATTTTATGCACGATCACCCCGATGTAGAAGTTGTTGCTACGCTCAGTAATGAGCAAGAGAACTTATTAGAAGGTGGTTTTGATCTGGCTATTAGGCTGGGGCATTTAAAAGACTCGAGCTTAAAAGCACGGCGCTTAAGTGCACGACGCTTTATTATGTGTTGTGCCCCAGACTATTTAACCCGATTTGGCGAGCCACACACATTAGGCGAACTTACAAATCATCAATGTTTAGTGGGTAATAGTCGTTATTGGCGGGTAAACGAAGGCGGGCGCGAAAAACATATTAAAATAGCTGGGCGACTGCATTGTAATAGTGGCTGGGCGTTGGTAGATGGCGCTAAAAAAGGCTTAGGGATTATTCAGCTTCCCAATTACTACATTGAAAACGAGTTAAAAACAGGGC includes the following:
- a CDS encoding EAL domain-containing protein, producing MHVNFSENLLLDLETETDLNTRLTRLLALIRKHLDMDVAFISEFTDSKRIFKLVDTKRPNDIVKVGNFDPINETYCNKLANNELDNIIPDTSKNSITRDMPVTKKLNIGAYIGVPITLSNGDIYGTFCCYNEQKDDTLNKRDLAFLNLISDLASQLIDTQIQNNEAKQRIKSNVLNIINTNNIEIYYQPIYSLSTNKISGYESLSRFFVEPYRTPNIWFDEAAQFGLGEALEMLAINNVLGNMSHFNKDVYVSINTSPEHILSGAVANALAAISDCSNIVLEITEHSPIANYHEMLTALAPLRKKGIRLAIDDVGAGYSSFQHILELQADIIKLDISLTRNINSDRRKYLLAKALCGFAKDIGCNIIAEGIETLEEINTLRTLNVDKVQGYYLGRPQALCDALVHQKLVLS
- a CDS encoding GlxA family transcriptional regulator; its protein translation is MTDKQSNPPLNIAIAVYQHLLITSLTLPIEMLRAGEAFAKGHINKQNFRPLAIHLVAKNHEPISNRTGLAILPDCATSNTPNCDLVIVPGIWRNPRPVVRTNQNIVTWLGQSFTNGSHIIGVGTGNCLLAEAGLLDGHPATTHWHYAKQFSHDYPKVLLKPDFFITQSERLYTVASLNALADVMVHIISQYYGKAAAQHVERNFSHEIRKPYEDQRYLEGAVDRHPDELIAQIQFWLKTNLATELNLQDVAAQFNLSYRSFTRRFKAATNQSPIEYWQQLRVEGAKELLASSNLSIQEVALEVGYNDQGHLTRIFRKILNQTPSEYRKVVRKKLFG
- a CDS encoding beta-ketoacyl synthase, whose amino-acid sequence is MTALPVIVGMGGINAAGRTSFHQGYRRIVLDSLNAQARQETFLGLATLMNLVSVVDNQLQDTQGNNVEQSDIEARFGEQIIAGTLIRKIENEHFDPDATPWQQKMTLNASAENAIVFETRARDLPQPVPASWQVEQLEGKKVKVTIAADIDVKHASTRDNPIKSAGQFPTGFDPSVMYNSRYQPRGLQATIFAATDAIKSTGLDWQHIMNSVEPDKIGTYSASVIGQMDDKGLGGLVKARQQGDRVSTKQLALGLNTMSTDFINAYVTGNVGTTFSTSGACATFLYNLRAAVNDIQAGRTRVAVVASVECAITPEVIEGFGNMSALANVEGLRRLDNLSNTDEPDYRKSSRPFGENCGFTLGEGAQVAILMDDALALELGADIMGCVPDVFVNADGIKKSITSPGPGNYITMAKSAALASSLLGKEALQQRSFILAHGSSTPLNRVTESLIYHKVAQTFAIDNWKVTAPKAYVGHTIAPASGDQLAIALGVFSHNIMPGITTIDKIADDVYADHLDIRNSHYDCGDMDIAFINSKGFGGNNATATVLSAKITLQMLAKRHGKSVMNDYANKNVAVKAAQQSYQSQADLGQYQLIYRFGDGLIDDNDIVIDEQSIHLPGFEKAIAFNTKNPYQDMF
- a CDS encoding MgtC/SapB family protein, producing the protein MEIDLQWHEIVDNLIHLGIAYLLALPMAYDRERSQDGAGLRTFPLVAVASCGYALIALSVLDSSEAQSKMLQGIITGIGFIGGGAILKNNQSTSGTATAASIWNMGLIGIAVAYSRYEIAILLAIINFITLRYIKKFK
- a CDS encoding BCCT family transporter; the encoded protein is MNHLPLNKVINTATKLEKTALLLCVSLSVVAFLFPALLTAHLQPVISQLLSYLGSPFFILVNLLLFIVIAVAISPLGRRKIGGEQAKVEFALFGWLSMLFAAGMGSGLVFWGVAEPALHTINSPLKQGLYPNPHTSGLALTLVNWGAHAWALYAVFGLVLGGLSSNSGKVGDISAPVISVFKGVINKDWQIKLGFGIKLIAIFSIFFGVVGTIANSTLLLRKGLALKLGVESALLSGFIIISLIVALYTLSATLGLKKGIQTLSKFNMLLALALMVWLLFFVPIEPIINIAIGGTWDYLQLITIGTWQLASQLNDPKWANGWTYNYYFWWLAWGPFVGVFLAKISQGRPVWQYILGVVLVPTLVTIVWFSVFSGSAIAWDEAHQSGILQAIKADYTQGLFVFFEQLGCQGAVLIWSSLLLLLIFVATSADSAVLVIRQLSGANKTYTWSLYAWSFALGLCAYVLLVQNNEPLNRSVAIIGALPFLIIFLLQLIGFVKEFIKEEVHE
- the fghA gene encoding S-formylglutathione hydrolase, giving the protein MLENISSVKVAGGWHKQYTHSAVSTHCTMRFAVFLPPGASESNKVPVLYWLSGLTCTDENFMQKAGAFKKAAELGIAIVAPDTSPRGDNVPNEDSYDFAQGAGFYVNATQAPYNTHFNMYDYVVNELPALIEQHFPVTSKKAISGHSMGGHGALMIALKNPQDYVSASAFSPIVNPINCPWGVKAFTGYLGADKTTWAQYDTCKLMAKAEQNNYLPMLVSQGDADNFLDEQLKPQNLVAVAKQKDYPLTLEMQTGYDHSYFFISSFIDQHLVFHHQYLSA
- a CDS encoding S-(hydroxymethyl)glutathione dehydrogenase/class III alcohol dehydrogenase, with translation MSEFIKSKAAIAWGPNQPLSVEEVDVMMPKKGEVMVKITATGVCHTDAFTLSGEDPEGIFPAILGHEGAGVVYAIGEGVTSVEIGDHVIPLYTAECGECKMCTSGKTNLCSAVRETQGKGLMPDGTTRFYKDGQPIYHYMGCSTFSEYTVLPEISLAKVNKEASLEEICLLGCGVTTGMGAVTNTAKVKAGDTVAIFGLGGIGLSAIIGAKMAGASRIIGIDINNSKYELATKLGATDLINPKDFDKPIQDVIVEMTDGGVDYSFECIGNVDVMRSALECCHKGWGESVIIGVAGAGQEISTRPFQLVTGRVWRGSAFGGVKGRSQLPEIVERYMAGEFALNDFITHTMGLEDINEAFDLMHQGKSIRTVIHY
- a CDS encoding LysR family transcriptional regulator → MARWDGIDEFIAVGEEGSFTAAGKAIGLSVAHISRHVSALEQRLNTQLLTRTTRKVVLTKEGEVFLHQIKHLQHAMDDATQSLAQQQSTPKGKINLTAPVMYGESFIMPIVHNFMHDHPDVEVVATLSNEQENLLEGGFDLAIRLGHLKDSSLKARRLSARRFIMCCAPDYLTRFGEPHTLGELTNHQCLVGNSRYWRVNEGGREKHIKIAGRLHCNSGWALVDGAKKGLGIIQLPNYYIENELKTGQLVPILTSYQPLQEGVWGVYPPRQFVATNVRVLLDYLVAGLKT